The sequence ACCTGTCAAACAGCCTGGCTCCGATCCTTGGCCCAATGATCCCAGCTGCCCCCCAAGCCGTAAACAGCAAGCCATAGTTGAGGCCTGCGTTCTTAGTGCCCCAGAAATCGGACGTGGCCGAGCCATTCACCGAGAGCTGCGTCCCATAGCACCAGTACACAATGAACACCATGACATACAGGGCGGCCACATTGCTCCCGGTGAGGTAAAGGATGGGCATGGCGATCATGGAGATGCCAATCATCAGGCGCAGGACGTTGAGGCGGCCAAGCGCATCCGACATCCAGCCCGATAAAATGCGACCGGAGGCATTTCCGAGGGCTCCAACGACAAGCCCCATGGTTGCCAATGCCGTACTTGGTATGCCCTCACTCTTAGCAAAGGGGACAAGCTGGCTGATGACCATCAGGCCCGCCGAGGTTCCCAGCGCATAAGCGATCCACATGAAGTAAAAAGAGGAGGTACGCACCGTTTCGCCGGGTGTGAACTCGTAGGTGGTGGCCGCAGATTTAGAAGCCGGAGCCGGGGACCATCCGTGTGGCTTGTAGCCAACCGGCGGATTTCTCAACAGGAATGCTCCAAACATCGTCATGACGAGAAAGATGCCTCCCAGGATTTCGAAGGTCGTTCGCCATCCATACGCGGGGATGAGGTAGTTGCCGGCGAGCGGACCGAAAATGGCCGAGCCACCACCGTAGCCCGCTACTGCCAATCCCACCGCGAGGCCGCGCTTATCGGGAAACCACTTCGCCATGACGGGAATGGGGGTAGCATAGCCAAAGCCATTGCCCAAACCGCCAATCACTCCAAAACAGATGATCAAGTAGGTTAGGCTGCTCGTGTAAGACGAAAGGAAGAACCCGACACTCACCAGCAATCCGCCGGTGATCGACACCCAGAGAGGCCCGAACTTATCCTGAAGCCGTCCGGCCAAGATAAACGTAAGCGCAAAGACGACCACGGCCCAGGTGAAGACAGAAGATGTATCCGCACGCTTCCAACCAAATTCCTTTTCCAGGGGCGCGACAAACACACTCCATGCATACAAGGAGCCCAACGCCAGGTTCATGGACATTCCCCCGACGACGTGCCACCACCGATTGAGATGGCCTTCGGGGGTCGATAGATTTGTTGCCATAGTGAAGCCTCCTTCTCCTTTTTGTTATTTGATTCCAGAGTTGTCGGATCTTCAGACAACCATTAAACCCTGGGATGTTGTAATTCCCAGGGGGACTACAGCCCTCCCTGAGGCGATGTGCGGCGCCTCAGGGAAGGAAACTTCCAAAAATCCAACCCATTGCACTGATCCAACCCTCCTCCAGGTTTGCCTGTCCCCATGATGGGATCCCCTGTCCCCGTCAGAGGAACATGTCCCCTCCCGCCAGAGAAAAAATTTGAACACTGACCAGGAGAGAACCGCTTCGATTCGTGTGCGCGAGTTTGGCTCCCGAAATGAATGGTCAATTCCGGGGGTCAACCTCCCCTCCAACTGAGGAGTGACGGGAGAAAGGTGATTCACCCTTCTCCCGGATTCGCCACAACTAGAATGTGGTCATGACAGAAAGCTGTTCCCGGCGATCGTGCCAGACGTGAGCCGGGAGGCCTCTGAAAATGGGAAGAGCTCCCACGTCGTTGGCCGAACGCGTGCGGTAGTACGATTCTTCAAAGGCGAAAGTCAAGTACTTGTTGAACTTGTAGTTGAGGTTGGAAAGATACAAATCACCGATGGCCCGATTCGCTGCTCCCACATGGCGAACGTCACGCGGGTTGGCTTCGTCAAACCCGTAATGAAAAGTCATGGACCAACCCGCACCCCGTCCCGCAGGATCCGCTCCCAGGAGACGAGACAACGGCAAGCCGAGCTCAACGAATCCGCCTTTGGCCCTGACGGGACGTTGCGGGGCGATGGTGGGAACGCCATTCTGGAGACCAAAAATGACGGTGGAGGCCCCATCAATGGATAACGCCGACGTTTGTCCGGTCAGTCCCGCGGGGTCGTTGAATTCGGAGAAGATCTGGCCTTCAAAAAAGAACCGCAGATCTTCGCCGTTATAAGCCTTCATGAGCAGCGTGAACCAACGGGTGGGAAGTTGGGCCTCCAGGGTTCCGCCATAGCGGGAACTGTCCACCTGGGCCCCGGTTGGAAACGCCGCTTTAAAC comes from Terriglobia bacterium and encodes:
- a CDS encoding OFA family MFS transporter, whose protein sequence is MATNLSTPEGHLNRWWHVVGGMSMNLALGSLYAWSVFVAPLEKEFGWKRADTSSVFTWAVVVFALTFILAGRLQDKFGPLWVSITGGLLVSVGFFLSSYTSSLTYLIICFGVIGGLGNGFGYATPIPVMAKWFPDKRGLAVGLAVAGYGGGSAIFGPLAGNYLIPAYGWRTTFEILGGIFLVMTMFGAFLLRNPPVGYKPHGWSPAPASKSAATTYEFTPGETVRTSSFYFMWIAYALGTSAGLMVISQLVPFAKSEGIPSTALATMGLVVGALGNASGRILSGWMSDALGRLNVLRLMIGISMIAMPILYLTGSNVAALYVMVFIVYWCYGTQLSVNGSATSDFWGTKNAGLNYGLLFTAWGAAGIIGPRIGARLFDRFKNYQAAFYTAAALALIALICELLAKRPHAPAAAEVRGVKVPA